The DNA region GCAGCCAGACCTTACACTCGTGCTTCAGCGGGATTGGTCAGCCCGAAACCGCCCAGAAGCTTGTCAGTTGAGGCCGTCATTTGAGTCCTGTTGGTGGTTGCGAAAGCGCCCAGCAGGGTGTCGGTAAGGGCCATAGCGAGGGGCGATCGCTGAAGCCAAAAGCACCCAGGAAGCGATCGGTGAGGCGTAGTTGGGATGCGGTCGGTAGAAGCGTTGAGCCCAACGCTGACGCTAATCTAAGCGTCATTAGCAACTGGAAGGAGAGAATTAAGAGTATCTGAGGGCAAGGCAATGAAGATTTTGCTAAATTTTCGCCTTCTTTGCATTTCCTTCCTGTTTGGTGGGCACTCTGACTGAAATGATAATGATAAGGTATACGGGAGATGAATGGTGGATTTCTCTCGACCAAGGCAAGCAGAGACAATTTGGCAGCGGCTTCAGATTGAAACATGCTGGGAGCACCATAGTCGCCCTTCAGGTCAACGATTCTTGGGTAGCATTCGGATACCTAGACAAGACTCAGAACAACTGCTCGATATTACTGCTCGGAACTTAGGTTGTGTGGTTCTCCCGTTAGTACTGTGATAACTTTATTTAATCAGAGAAGCAGGCTAATAGTCTTTCTCGAAAATTGTTGAAATTGACAAAGCCATAAGCTTGCCGTTTAATCAATTTAATTCGGTTGTTGATTCCCTCCATTGCGCCACTCGTTGTGCGATTCCGAAAGTAGTTGCTAATCCCATCTAAATGGTTACGAATTGTTGTGCTTGCTTCACTATAGACGACTCGCGCTTGATCGAGCCACCCTTGGATCTGACGCTTGCCTTCCTCAACGGTTAATGGTTGTTCATAAATCGCGCGAAACTCTTCTTTCCACTCATAGGCTTTTCCTAATCGCTTTGACCGTTTCAGAATCTCTTCTAACTTTGTCTTTTCTTCTGCTGTTAAATCCTTGCCATTCTTGAGCAAAATGAATTTGCTACCTCGGTCTGATACACCCGATTGTCTACGAATTTTATTTAACTCCTCATTGACTAATTTCATGACATGAAAGCGGTCAATCACTACCACGGCATTGGGAAACACTTTCTTGACTACCTTTGGGAATCCTCCCCACATATCCACGCTCACCTCTTCAACTTTTGCACGCACCTCTATGGGCTGCTGCTTCAGGGTTTCAATAATGTCTTCCTGTTGGTGACTGTCAATCACTTCAATCAATTTCCCGGCCTCAACGTCGCCGATAACGGTGGCGAAGTTTTGATGCCCTTTCCGCTTGCTGATTTCATCAATCCCAATGCGTTTGACTCCTGCCCATCCCGTGTTTTTTTCTGTGCATACTGATGCTTGAAAATCCCTTCAATGCGCTCAAAGCTTAATCCTTCTACGCGACCCACTTGCTCCATACTTGACAGTTGTACTTGCTGGTAAATATGCTCCTCATAGCGTCGAGTGTACTGCCGTCCTGCGTCCATAAATGTCAATGACTCAGTAAAATAACGTTGGCAATCACGACAATAAAACTGACGACGAGGAATTTTCAAATAAGTGACTTGGCCAAAAATCGATAGGTCTCGAATCAAAATCGGACGGTTTTGATGCAACTCTGAACTTAATTTCTTACAGTGTGGACAGCTAGATTCTTGATTGAGCAAGCGCAACTTTAAGTACACTTCATTGTCTTTTTGAATGCAACTTTCAACCGTAACGTGAGGGAAGTTAAGCAATCTATCAAGATGTATGTCCATTGGCGCAATCCCTGACTGAAAGTATCATATTATACGATTTTCACCCCGGATCCGGAAGAGCCGGTTGTGTTAGACCACTGACATTTGACCGCCTGTGTGAAAGATTTGATGCCCACGATCCTCAGAGATATTGGATTCAGATCATTACTTTGGCATTGTCTGAATATGCATACTACGGCGAATGCGATGCAGGGTTTTGGAAAGGAGTATGCGATCGCCTAAAGTTGCAAAATACTCAGGGCACTCGAAATGCGCTACGAGAGGTAGTCCGACAAGGAAGCGATTTGCTTGGTCTAAGAGTTATTAGAGACAAACGAAATGAAGGAGTTCGCTGCGTCTCAACCTTGTGTTTACAAAGTGGAATTCCGCAGCAGAATCTCAGTCATTTTGCACAATTATTAGAAGAGCTTGCTCGGCAATATGACTGGTGGGATATTGCCCATGCTGAACCAGAAGATCTATCCCAATTGGTGTATGAATTTTGTCGGCAGAAGCATCCTCAGTGGGGAAAGCTGCTCAAGTTTCTTGAAAGCAGTTGTACGGATAGTGATGAGGAAGCAGAACCAGTCTCAGGAGAACTTCTTCAGGGGCTTGCGGTTGTTGCCCAAGCTTTAGAAAGACAGGGATTAGCACCAGTAGTTTTGCAAGATGCCCATCAACGAGAGCAGCTTTTACAAAATTTTTGTTTACCCAATACATTTTTTCTTCGCAGTTGGGATAACTTAATCCAAGTTCTGACCCCTCAGGAAGAAAGCTCAAATTATCGATGTAAACTTGTCAGTTTGCGGAAGAAGCCCCTCCTACTGATGCTGGATGTTGCTGATTCAATGGATATTCAGCTTGTTTTATCTGCTCAAATGCTTTGGCAACCCGACTGGCGAAACTGGCGGGGAACCTATGCTCAGATTCAGGAGCGCGGTTGGGAAACAACGTTACCCATAGATGGAGCCTTGGAGATACCGGAACTGACATTGCCAATCTGCGATATAGCGCAGGGTTGGGTCTGGCACTTACGATCGCACACTGGTAAATCTCTCGTTGAATGGCATTGTCGAGGCGTTACTCAGGACTTTCCAGTTCTGATCTTTGATGCTTGGACAGGCGATCGCCTCGCTCTTCCTCATGGGTTGAAAGGCAAAACTGAGATTATTTGTTTCTATGACAGAATAATTCAGTTAAGGATGTCAGATGGGATTGAGCTGATTGATAGCTTTGTACCTTGTAGTATTGCGGGTTGGCGAGGACAGCAATTGCAACTGATCAGTGAAAAGGCTCAACTCACAATTTGCTCTGCACAATTTACACAGATAATTGACTGGGATAACTCTCAAACGAACTATCCTCAACTGAGAGGAATCAAACTAAAGCGTAAAGAATCAACTTATTTGGAGGTACCCTCAATCTGGTATCCGCCCATCACACTCGCCAAGACACTCAACATTCAAGTCGAGGATATTAAAAATCGTGAAGTATTGACTGAATCGAATGAACAGGTGAGATTGTCTCCATCAAGTTGGCAACAGATTACCTTGTCGAGATGGATGGCTCTTCCGGATCCGGGGTGAAAATCGTATAATATGATACTTTCAGTCAGGGATTGCGCCAATGGACATACATCTTGATAGATTGCTTAACTTCCCTCACGTTACGGTTGAAAGTTGCATTCAAAAAGACAATGAAGTGTACTTAAAGTTGCGCTTGCTCAATCAAGAATCTAGCTGTCCACACTGTAAGAAATTAAGTTCAGAGTTGCATCAAAACCGTCCGATTTTGATTCGAGACCTATCGATTTTTGGCCAAGTCACTTATTTGAAAATTCCTCGTCGTCAGTTTTATTGTCGTGATTGCCAACGTTATTTTACTGAGTCATTGACATTTATGGACGCAGGACGGCAGTACACTCGACGCTATGAGGAGCATATTTACCAGCAAGTACAACTGTCAAGTATGGAGCAAGTGGGTCGCGTAGAAGGATTAAGCTTTGAGCGCATTGAAGGGATTTTCAAGCATCAGTATGCACAGAAAAAAACACGGGATGGGCAGGAGTCAAACGCATTGGGATTGATGAAATCAGCAAGCGGAAAGGGCATCAAAACTTCGCCACCGTTATCGGCGACGTTGAGGCCGGGAAATTGATTGAAGTGATTGACAGTCACCAACAGGAAGACATTATTGAAACCCTGAAGCAGCA from Leptodesmis sichuanensis A121 includes:
- a CDS encoding transposase family protein — protein: MDIHLDRLLNFPHVTVESCIQKDNEVYLKLRLLNQESSCPHCKKLSSELHQNRPILIRDLSIFGQVTYLKIPRRQFYCRDCQRYFTESLTFMDAGRQYTRRYEEHIYQQVQLSSMEQVGRVEGLSFERIEGIFKHQYAQKKTRDGQESNALGLMKSASGKGIKTSPPLSATLRPGN
- a CDS encoding ISL3 family transposase translates to MGIDEISKRKGHQNFATVIGDVEAGKLIEVIDSHQQEDIIETLKQQPIEVRAKVEEVSVDMWGGFPKVVKKVFPNAVVVIDRFHVMKLVNEELNKIRRQSGVSDRGSKFILLKNGKDLTAEEKTKLEEILKRSKRLGKAYEWKEEFRAIYEQPLTVEEGKRQIQGWLDQARVVYSEASTTIRNHLDGISNYFRNRTTSGAMEGINNRIKLIKRQAYGFVNFNNFRERLLACFSD